One Takifugu rubripes chromosome 2, fTakRub1.2, whole genome shotgun sequence genomic region harbors:
- the kiz gene encoding centrosomal protein kizuna isoform X2 yields MASKAEGEECYYDTISSIQQCMHERDKRRLELELELLAYSRSNRRISEIKCSKLRSYLKEICESEARAKMRNLELLRVVECIETDMKEYSSDHGPLQQQKADFVQKASYFKVRRKPQEELNTKAKVAQGHDKEVFHFHPTEGLTQTFGGADADAGATNVHSHQALHHSPDSSLHFHEYLPSGLLKDFGVSGERAPSNQAHLSVDISGSNDSPDGCNLSDKHERTMAKLPSVRAFTDAAANVPFGSDDEHESSPLATLPGPERDVSFDSSSPVKTENDFSEQTDSNRLLPTSEDKETELPPPAPGKEPWDTPENSLSLERNGDTPQTSISSLHDDGLNNATQRNPDSPAAALQRLSLEGLFYLLDNIEGQLHCAGARVYGDSSVDGRHLNRVIRLCNSGAEVKDKDLEVCGAVVLRELQTLSWSTAGGSILSEDVVNAHQSSNDPNEICVSLTPDAAQLWDRWLKHALLLKKSRVLNDERLVELFTPLLLERDAPYSHKAKVLLRTLVCRSSEECPSPEDETGSSPPYGSPLLDGKDEKPTQLSRTKPLQELQSSEEDSQDESSVKSVPIRESKAYQLLKQSAMQTRPQMCEELDDDSDSLSGINDDHEEDLRRAKCSSHQDPYPWKGNITSKALSALQSKDVWSDTDECSSDIEAAARPQPLTADDFDDFCD; encoded by the exons ATGGCAAGCAAGGCTGAAGGCGAAGAGTGTTACTATGACACGATATCATCGATTCAACAATGTATGCACGAAAG GGATAAACGgagactggagctggagctggaactgCTCGCTTATTCCAGGTCTAACAGAAGAAT CTCAGAGATAAAGTGTTCCAAACTGCGCAGCTATCTCAAGGAAATCTGTGAAAGCGAGGCGCGAGCGAAAATGAGAAACCTTGAGCTTCTGAGAGTTGTGGAGTGCATAGAAACCGACATGAAGGAATATAGCTCTGACCATGGCCCCCTGCAACAGCAAAAG GCTGATTTTGTCCAAAAGGCTTCATATTTTAAAGTGAGGaggaaaccacaagaagagctCAACACAAAG GCTAAAGTCGCACAAGGACACGACAAGGAGGTTTTCCACTTTCATCCTACTGAGGGTTTGACACAGACctttggaggtgctgatgctgatgccGGAGCCACAAATGTACACTCACACCAAGCGTTGCATCATTCACCCGATAGCAGCTTGCACTTCCATGAATATCTACCAAGTGGCCTTTTGAAGGACTTTGGAGTCAGCGGAGAGAGAGCCCCTAGCAACCAAGCACATTTATCAGTTGACATTTCGGGCTCAAACGATTCCCCCGACGGCTGTAATTTAAGTGACAAACATGAAAGAACGATGGCGAAGCTCCCATCTGTTCGTGCCTTTACCGACGCAGCTGCTAATGTGCCTTTTGGAAGCGATGATGAACACGAATCCTCACCTTTGGCGACCTTGCCTGGGCCTGAGAGGGATGTATCttttgacagcagcagcccagtAAAGACTGAGAATGATTTTTCAGAACAAACCGATTCCAATCGTCTACTGCCCACATCAGAGGATAAAGAGACTGAGCTTCCTCCGCCTGCTCCTGGAAAAGAGCCTTGGGATACTCCAG AGAACAGTCTCAGCCTAGAGAGGAATGGTGACACTCCGCAGACTTCCATATCGTCCCTCCATGATGACGGGTTGAACAACGCAACACAGAGAAACCCCGACTCCCCGGCGGCAGCCTTGCAAAG ACTCTCCTTGGAAGGACTCTTTTATCTGCTGGATAACATTGAAGGACAGCTCCACTGTGCAGGGGCCAGAGTGTATGGGGATTCTTCAGTTGATGGAAGACATCTCAATAGAGTTATCAG GCTTTGTAACAGTGGAGCGGAGGTGAAGGACAAGGACCTTGAAGTATGCGGCGCGGTAGTCCTTCGTGAGCTCCAGACGTTGTCGTGGAGCACAGCGGGAGGCTCCATTTTGTCAGAAGACGTAGTAAATGCTCACCAGTCAAGCAACGATCCTAATGAAATATG CGTAAGCCTCACCCCTGATGCTGCTCAGCTGTGGGATCGCTGGCTCAAGCATGCTCTCCTGCTCAAGAAGAGCCGCGTCCTCAACGATGAGCGGCTGGTTGAGCTGTtcacgccgctgctgctggagcgcGATGCCCCCTACAGCCACAAG GCCAAAGTGCTGCTGAGGACACTTGTGTGCCGGTCCAGTGAGGAGTGCCCCTCACCAGAGGACGAGACCGGCTCGTCTCCTCCGTACGGTTCTCCTCTCCTGGACGGGAAGGATGAGAAGCCCACCCAGCTGTCACGGACAAAGCCCCTCCAAG AACTACAAAGTAGTGAAGAGGACAGCCAGGACGAAAGCTCTGTGAAAAGTGTTCCTATTAGAG agAGCAAGGCGTATCAGTTACTTAAACAGTCAGCTATGCAGACAAGGCCGCAGATGTGTGAAGAGCTGGACGACGACAGCGACAGCCTCTCAG GAATAAATGATGACCATGAGGAGGACCTGCGGAGGGCCAAATGCTCGTCACATCAAGACCCTTACCCTTG GAAAGGCAACATCACCTCCAAGGCTCTCTCTGCCCTCCAGTCCAAAG ATGTGTGGAGCGACACAGATGAATGCAGCTCCGACATTGAAGCCGCTGCGCGTCCTCAACCTCTCACTGCCGATGACTTTGATGACTTCTGCGACTGA
- the kiz gene encoding centrosomal protein kizuna isoform X3: MASKAEGEECYYDTISSIQQCMHERDKRRLELELELLAYSRSNRRISEIKCSKLRSYLKEICESEARAKMRNLELLRVVECIETDMKEYSSDHGPLQQQKADFVQKASYFKVRRKPQEELNTKAKVAQGHDKEVFHFHPTEGLTQTFGGADADAGATNVHSHQALHHSPDSSLHFHEYLPSGLLKDFGVSGERAPSNQAHLSVDISGSNDSPDGCNLSDKHERTMAKLPSVRAFTDAAANVPFGSDDEHESSPLATLPGPERDVSFDSSSPVKTENDFSEQTDSNRLLPTSEDKETELPPPAPGKEPWDTPENSLSLERNGDTPQTSISSLHDDGLNNATQRNPDSPAAALQRLSLEGLFYLLDNIEGQLHCAGARVYGDSSVDGRHLNRVIRLCNSGAEVKDKDLEVCGAVVLRELQTLSWSTAGGSILSEDVVNAHQSSNDPNEICVSLTPDAAQLWDRWLKHALLLKKSRVLNDERLVELFTPLLLERDAPYSHKAKVLLRTLVCRSSEECPSPEDETGSSPPYGSPLLDGKDEKPTQLSRTKPLQELQSSEEDSQDESSVKSVPIRESKAYQLLKQSAMQTRPQMCEELDDDSDSLSGINDDHEEDLRRAKCSSHQDPYPWKGNITSKALSALQSKGLGKSKIDWEKKLCMQHERCVERHR, encoded by the exons ATGGCAAGCAAGGCTGAAGGCGAAGAGTGTTACTATGACACGATATCATCGATTCAACAATGTATGCACGAAAG GGATAAACGgagactggagctggagctggaactgCTCGCTTATTCCAGGTCTAACAGAAGAAT CTCAGAGATAAAGTGTTCCAAACTGCGCAGCTATCTCAAGGAAATCTGTGAAAGCGAGGCGCGAGCGAAAATGAGAAACCTTGAGCTTCTGAGAGTTGTGGAGTGCATAGAAACCGACATGAAGGAATATAGCTCTGACCATGGCCCCCTGCAACAGCAAAAG GCTGATTTTGTCCAAAAGGCTTCATATTTTAAAGTGAGGaggaaaccacaagaagagctCAACACAAAG GCTAAAGTCGCACAAGGACACGACAAGGAGGTTTTCCACTTTCATCCTACTGAGGGTTTGACACAGACctttggaggtgctgatgctgatgccGGAGCCACAAATGTACACTCACACCAAGCGTTGCATCATTCACCCGATAGCAGCTTGCACTTCCATGAATATCTACCAAGTGGCCTTTTGAAGGACTTTGGAGTCAGCGGAGAGAGAGCCCCTAGCAACCAAGCACATTTATCAGTTGACATTTCGGGCTCAAACGATTCCCCCGACGGCTGTAATTTAAGTGACAAACATGAAAGAACGATGGCGAAGCTCCCATCTGTTCGTGCCTTTACCGACGCAGCTGCTAATGTGCCTTTTGGAAGCGATGATGAACACGAATCCTCACCTTTGGCGACCTTGCCTGGGCCTGAGAGGGATGTATCttttgacagcagcagcccagtAAAGACTGAGAATGATTTTTCAGAACAAACCGATTCCAATCGTCTACTGCCCACATCAGAGGATAAAGAGACTGAGCTTCCTCCGCCTGCTCCTGGAAAAGAGCCTTGGGATACTCCAG AGAACAGTCTCAGCCTAGAGAGGAATGGTGACACTCCGCAGACTTCCATATCGTCCCTCCATGATGACGGGTTGAACAACGCAACACAGAGAAACCCCGACTCCCCGGCGGCAGCCTTGCAAAG ACTCTCCTTGGAAGGACTCTTTTATCTGCTGGATAACATTGAAGGACAGCTCCACTGTGCAGGGGCCAGAGTGTATGGGGATTCTTCAGTTGATGGAAGACATCTCAATAGAGTTATCAG GCTTTGTAACAGTGGAGCGGAGGTGAAGGACAAGGACCTTGAAGTATGCGGCGCGGTAGTCCTTCGTGAGCTCCAGACGTTGTCGTGGAGCACAGCGGGAGGCTCCATTTTGTCAGAAGACGTAGTAAATGCTCACCAGTCAAGCAACGATCCTAATGAAATATG CGTAAGCCTCACCCCTGATGCTGCTCAGCTGTGGGATCGCTGGCTCAAGCATGCTCTCCTGCTCAAGAAGAGCCGCGTCCTCAACGATGAGCGGCTGGTTGAGCTGTtcacgccgctgctgctggagcgcGATGCCCCCTACAGCCACAAG GCCAAAGTGCTGCTGAGGACACTTGTGTGCCGGTCCAGTGAGGAGTGCCCCTCACCAGAGGACGAGACCGGCTCGTCTCCTCCGTACGGTTCTCCTCTCCTGGACGGGAAGGATGAGAAGCCCACCCAGCTGTCACGGACAAAGCCCCTCCAAG AACTACAAAGTAGTGAAGAGGACAGCCAGGACGAAAGCTCTGTGAAAAGTGTTCCTATTAGAG agAGCAAGGCGTATCAGTTACTTAAACAGTCAGCTATGCAGACAAGGCCGCAGATGTGTGAAGAGCTGGACGACGACAGCGACAGCCTCTCAG GAATAAATGATGACCATGAGGAGGACCTGCGGAGGGCCAAATGCTCGTCACATCAAGACCCTTACCCTTG GAAAGGCAACATCACCTCCAAGGCTCTCTCTGCCCTCCAGTCCAAAG GGCTCGGAAAGAGTAAAATCGACTGGGAGAAGAAATTATGCATGCAGCATGAAAG ATGTGTGGAGCGACACAGATGA
- the kiz gene encoding centrosomal protein kizuna isoform X1, protein MASKAEGEECYYDTISSIQQCMHERDKRRLELELELLAYSRSNRRISEIKCSKLRSYLKEICESEARAKMRNLELLRVVECIETDMKEYSSDHGPLQQQKADFVQKASYFKVRRKPQEELNTKAKVAQGHDKEVFHFHPTEGLTQTFGGADADAGATNVHSHQALHHSPDSSLHFHEYLPSGLLKDFGVSGERAPSNQAHLSVDISGSNDSPDGCNLSDKHERTMAKLPSVRAFTDAAANVPFGSDDEHESSPLATLPGPERDVSFDSSSPVKTENDFSEQTDSNRLLPTSEDKETELPPPAPGKEPWDTPENSLSLERNGDTPQTSISSLHDDGLNNATQRNPDSPAAALQRLSLEGLFYLLDNIEGQLHCAGARVYGDSSVDGRHLNRVIRLCNSGAEVKDKDLEVCGAVVLRELQTLSWSTAGGSILSEDVVNAHQSSNDPNEICVSLTPDAAQLWDRWLKHALLLKKSRVLNDERLVELFTPLLLERDAPYSHKAKVLLRTLVCRSSEECPSPEDETGSSPPYGSPLLDGKDEKPTQLSRTKPLQELQSSEEDSQDESSVKSVPIRESKAYQLLKQSAMQTRPQMCEELDDDSDSLSGINDDHEEDLRRAKCSSHQDPYPWKGNITSKALSALQSKVKVSGCIHITAGLGKSKIDWEKKLCMQHERCVERHR, encoded by the exons ATGGCAAGCAAGGCTGAAGGCGAAGAGTGTTACTATGACACGATATCATCGATTCAACAATGTATGCACGAAAG GGATAAACGgagactggagctggagctggaactgCTCGCTTATTCCAGGTCTAACAGAAGAAT CTCAGAGATAAAGTGTTCCAAACTGCGCAGCTATCTCAAGGAAATCTGTGAAAGCGAGGCGCGAGCGAAAATGAGAAACCTTGAGCTTCTGAGAGTTGTGGAGTGCATAGAAACCGACATGAAGGAATATAGCTCTGACCATGGCCCCCTGCAACAGCAAAAG GCTGATTTTGTCCAAAAGGCTTCATATTTTAAAGTGAGGaggaaaccacaagaagagctCAACACAAAG GCTAAAGTCGCACAAGGACACGACAAGGAGGTTTTCCACTTTCATCCTACTGAGGGTTTGACACAGACctttggaggtgctgatgctgatgccGGAGCCACAAATGTACACTCACACCAAGCGTTGCATCATTCACCCGATAGCAGCTTGCACTTCCATGAATATCTACCAAGTGGCCTTTTGAAGGACTTTGGAGTCAGCGGAGAGAGAGCCCCTAGCAACCAAGCACATTTATCAGTTGACATTTCGGGCTCAAACGATTCCCCCGACGGCTGTAATTTAAGTGACAAACATGAAAGAACGATGGCGAAGCTCCCATCTGTTCGTGCCTTTACCGACGCAGCTGCTAATGTGCCTTTTGGAAGCGATGATGAACACGAATCCTCACCTTTGGCGACCTTGCCTGGGCCTGAGAGGGATGTATCttttgacagcagcagcccagtAAAGACTGAGAATGATTTTTCAGAACAAACCGATTCCAATCGTCTACTGCCCACATCAGAGGATAAAGAGACTGAGCTTCCTCCGCCTGCTCCTGGAAAAGAGCCTTGGGATACTCCAG AGAACAGTCTCAGCCTAGAGAGGAATGGTGACACTCCGCAGACTTCCATATCGTCCCTCCATGATGACGGGTTGAACAACGCAACACAGAGAAACCCCGACTCCCCGGCGGCAGCCTTGCAAAG ACTCTCCTTGGAAGGACTCTTTTATCTGCTGGATAACATTGAAGGACAGCTCCACTGTGCAGGGGCCAGAGTGTATGGGGATTCTTCAGTTGATGGAAGACATCTCAATAGAGTTATCAG GCTTTGTAACAGTGGAGCGGAGGTGAAGGACAAGGACCTTGAAGTATGCGGCGCGGTAGTCCTTCGTGAGCTCCAGACGTTGTCGTGGAGCACAGCGGGAGGCTCCATTTTGTCAGAAGACGTAGTAAATGCTCACCAGTCAAGCAACGATCCTAATGAAATATG CGTAAGCCTCACCCCTGATGCTGCTCAGCTGTGGGATCGCTGGCTCAAGCATGCTCTCCTGCTCAAGAAGAGCCGCGTCCTCAACGATGAGCGGCTGGTTGAGCTGTtcacgccgctgctgctggagcgcGATGCCCCCTACAGCCACAAG GCCAAAGTGCTGCTGAGGACACTTGTGTGCCGGTCCAGTGAGGAGTGCCCCTCACCAGAGGACGAGACCGGCTCGTCTCCTCCGTACGGTTCTCCTCTCCTGGACGGGAAGGATGAGAAGCCCACCCAGCTGTCACGGACAAAGCCCCTCCAAG AACTACAAAGTAGTGAAGAGGACAGCCAGGACGAAAGCTCTGTGAAAAGTGTTCCTATTAGAG agAGCAAGGCGTATCAGTTACTTAAACAGTCAGCTATGCAGACAAGGCCGCAGATGTGTGAAGAGCTGGACGACGACAGCGACAGCCTCTCAG GAATAAATGATGACCATGAGGAGGACCTGCGGAGGGCCAAATGCTCGTCACATCAAGACCCTTACCCTTG GAAAGGCAACATCACCTCCAAGGCTCTCTCTGCCCTCCAGTCCAAAG TCAAGGTAAGCGGCTGCATTCACATCACGGCAGGGCTCGGAAAGAGTAAAATCGACTGGGAGAAGAAATTATGCATGCAGCATGAAAG ATGTGTGGAGCGACACAGATGA
- the kiz gene encoding centrosomal protein kizuna isoform X4: protein MRNLELLRVVECIETDMKEYSSDHGPLQQQKADFVQKASYFKVRRKPQEELNTKAKVAQGHDKEVFHFHPTEGLTQTFGGADADAGATNVHSHQALHHSPDSSLHFHEYLPSGLLKDFGVSGERAPSNQAHLSVDISGSNDSPDGCNLSDKHERTMAKLPSVRAFTDAAANVPFGSDDEHESSPLATLPGPERDVSFDSSSPVKTENDFSEQTDSNRLLPTSEDKETELPPPAPGKEPWDTPENSLSLERNGDTPQTSISSLHDDGLNNATQRNPDSPAAALQRLSLEGLFYLLDNIEGQLHCAGARVYGDSSVDGRHLNRVIRLCNSGAEVKDKDLEVCGAVVLRELQTLSWSTAGGSILSEDVVNAHQSSNDPNEICVSLTPDAAQLWDRWLKHALLLKKSRVLNDERLVELFTPLLLERDAPYSHKAKVLLRTLVCRSSEECPSPEDETGSSPPYGSPLLDGKDEKPTQLSRTKPLQELQSSEEDSQDESSVKSVPIRESKAYQLLKQSAMQTRPQMCEELDDDSDSLSGINDDHEEDLRRAKCSSHQDPYPWKGNITSKALSALQSKVKVSGCIHITAGLGKSKIDWEKKLCMQHERCVERHR, encoded by the exons ATGAGAAACCTTGAGCTTCTGAGAGTTGTGGAGTGCATAGAAACCGACATGAAGGAATATAGCTCTGACCATGGCCCCCTGCAACAGCAAAAG GCTGATTTTGTCCAAAAGGCTTCATATTTTAAAGTGAGGaggaaaccacaagaagagctCAACACAAAG GCTAAAGTCGCACAAGGACACGACAAGGAGGTTTTCCACTTTCATCCTACTGAGGGTTTGACACAGACctttggaggtgctgatgctgatgccGGAGCCACAAATGTACACTCACACCAAGCGTTGCATCATTCACCCGATAGCAGCTTGCACTTCCATGAATATCTACCAAGTGGCCTTTTGAAGGACTTTGGAGTCAGCGGAGAGAGAGCCCCTAGCAACCAAGCACATTTATCAGTTGACATTTCGGGCTCAAACGATTCCCCCGACGGCTGTAATTTAAGTGACAAACATGAAAGAACGATGGCGAAGCTCCCATCTGTTCGTGCCTTTACCGACGCAGCTGCTAATGTGCCTTTTGGAAGCGATGATGAACACGAATCCTCACCTTTGGCGACCTTGCCTGGGCCTGAGAGGGATGTATCttttgacagcagcagcccagtAAAGACTGAGAATGATTTTTCAGAACAAACCGATTCCAATCGTCTACTGCCCACATCAGAGGATAAAGAGACTGAGCTTCCTCCGCCTGCTCCTGGAAAAGAGCCTTGGGATACTCCAG AGAACAGTCTCAGCCTAGAGAGGAATGGTGACACTCCGCAGACTTCCATATCGTCCCTCCATGATGACGGGTTGAACAACGCAACACAGAGAAACCCCGACTCCCCGGCGGCAGCCTTGCAAAG ACTCTCCTTGGAAGGACTCTTTTATCTGCTGGATAACATTGAAGGACAGCTCCACTGTGCAGGGGCCAGAGTGTATGGGGATTCTTCAGTTGATGGAAGACATCTCAATAGAGTTATCAG GCTTTGTAACAGTGGAGCGGAGGTGAAGGACAAGGACCTTGAAGTATGCGGCGCGGTAGTCCTTCGTGAGCTCCAGACGTTGTCGTGGAGCACAGCGGGAGGCTCCATTTTGTCAGAAGACGTAGTAAATGCTCACCAGTCAAGCAACGATCCTAATGAAATATG CGTAAGCCTCACCCCTGATGCTGCTCAGCTGTGGGATCGCTGGCTCAAGCATGCTCTCCTGCTCAAGAAGAGCCGCGTCCTCAACGATGAGCGGCTGGTTGAGCTGTtcacgccgctgctgctggagcgcGATGCCCCCTACAGCCACAAG GCCAAAGTGCTGCTGAGGACACTTGTGTGCCGGTCCAGTGAGGAGTGCCCCTCACCAGAGGACGAGACCGGCTCGTCTCCTCCGTACGGTTCTCCTCTCCTGGACGGGAAGGATGAGAAGCCCACCCAGCTGTCACGGACAAAGCCCCTCCAAG AACTACAAAGTAGTGAAGAGGACAGCCAGGACGAAAGCTCTGTGAAAAGTGTTCCTATTAGAG agAGCAAGGCGTATCAGTTACTTAAACAGTCAGCTATGCAGACAAGGCCGCAGATGTGTGAAGAGCTGGACGACGACAGCGACAGCCTCTCAG GAATAAATGATGACCATGAGGAGGACCTGCGGAGGGCCAAATGCTCGTCACATCAAGACCCTTACCCTTG GAAAGGCAACATCACCTCCAAGGCTCTCTCTGCCCTCCAGTCCAAAG TCAAGGTAAGCGGCTGCATTCACATCACGGCAGGGCTCGGAAAGAGTAAAATCGACTGGGAGAAGAAATTATGCATGCAGCATGAAAG ATGTGTGGAGCGACACAGATGA